In Cryptomeria japonica chromosome 10, Sugi_1.0, whole genome shotgun sequence, a genomic segment contains:
- the LOC131036150 gene encoding beta-amylase 1, chloroplastic-like has product MIASISSPLVSLDSLYATFVYLPCSMTNSLGPSLMVEGSKIFSGFFSLTGRSSGVVRVESKSSVNSEYISLGCDELPVLKGRTPIQCYADFMRSFKESFQDLLVEVQVGMGPAGELRYPSYPEDNGTWRFLGIGAFQCYDKYMKASLKATAEAKGKEQWGYGGPSDAGNYNNWPEDTPFFKRDGGWKT; this is encoded by the exons ATGATTGCCAGCATTTCGTCACCTCTGGTGAGCTTGGATAGTTTATATGCCACATTTGTGTATTTGCCTTGTTCAATGACGAATTCTCTGGGGCCATCCCTAATGGTGGAAGGATCAAAGATTTTTTCAGGATTCTTTTCTCTCACAGGCCGATCCAGCGGAGTAGTACGCGTTGAAAGTAAATCCTCGGTTAATTCCGAGTATATTTCACTGGGATGTGATGAGCTTCCTGTATTGAAAGGTAGAACACCTATTCAGTGCTATGCAGATTTCAtgagaagcttcaaggagagtttccAGGACCTTCTTGTG GAAGTTCAAGTGGGGATGGGACCTGCAGGGGAGTTAAGGTATCCATCTTATCCAGAGGATAATGGTACATGGAGATTCCTTGGGATTGGTGCTTTCCAATGCTATGATAAG TATATGAAGGCTAGCCTGAAAGCTACGGCCGAAGCTAAAGGAAAAGAGCAGTGGGGTTATGGAGGACCAAGCGATGCTGGGAACTACAACAATTGGCCAGAGGATACACCCTTTTTCAAGCGTGATGGTGGCTGGAAAACTTAG